A genomic stretch from Georgenia muralis includes:
- a CDS encoding carbohydrate ABC transporter permease — MNGRAPLARAGRAAGIVALLVFSLFPAYWMFTTAIDADAATRGSSLFPADLTWAHFDRVLDQGGFAVYIRNSVLVATGTVLVSALVALLAAVAVARFEFSLRKAMLVMILVVQMVPLEALVIPLFLQARDLQMLNSLLGLVIVYLAFSLPFAVWTLRGFVAAVPKEIEEAAYVDGASWGRMFRSVLLPLVAPGLVATSVFAFITAWNEFIFALTFMQDSDRYTVAIGLQKFFGQNTADWGAVMAASTLITLPVVVFFTLVQRNLSSGLAAGAVKG, encoded by the coding sequence GTGAACGGCCGCGCCCCTCTCGCCCGCGCCGGCCGCGCCGCCGGCATCGTCGCCCTGCTGGTGTTCTCGCTCTTCCCGGCGTACTGGATGTTCACCACGGCCATCGACGCCGACGCCGCCACCCGGGGATCGTCGCTGTTCCCGGCGGACCTGACCTGGGCGCACTTCGACCGGGTCCTCGACCAGGGCGGGTTCGCCGTGTACATCCGCAACTCCGTGCTCGTAGCCACCGGCACGGTCCTCGTCTCGGCTCTCGTCGCGCTCCTCGCGGCGGTGGCGGTCGCACGATTCGAGTTCTCGCTGCGCAAGGCGATGCTCGTCATGATCCTCGTGGTCCAGATGGTCCCGCTCGAGGCCCTGGTCATCCCGCTGTTCCTCCAGGCCCGCGACCTCCAGATGCTCAACTCGCTCCTCGGGCTCGTCATCGTCTACCTCGCCTTCTCCCTGCCGTTCGCGGTGTGGACGCTGCGGGGTTTCGTCGCCGCGGTCCCCAAGGAGATCGAGGAGGCGGCCTACGTCGACGGCGCCTCGTGGGGCCGGATGTTCCGGTCGGTGCTGCTGCCCCTGGTGGCCCCCGGTCTCGTGGCGACGAGCGTCTTCGCCTTCATCACGGCCTGGAACGAGTTCATCTTCGCCCTGACGTTCATGCAGGACTCCGACCGGTACACCGTGGCGATCGGCCTCCAGAAGTTCTTCGGCCAGAACACCGCCGACTGGGGCGCCGTCATGGCCGCCTCGACGCTCATCACGCTGCCCGTCGTCGTGTTCTTCACCCTGGTCCAGCGCAACCTCTCCTCCGGACTCGCGGCCGGGGCGGTGAAGGGCTGA
- a CDS encoding sugar ABC transporter substrate-binding protein — translation MRRRVSGAAAMVTVALTLAACGSSGGTETEAGSAESGTAEEGPAYAGETLDVWIMEGTNPDGSAFFEEVGAAFEERTGATLNVEFQPWASAHDKFVTSIAGGTGPDVAEVGTTWTTEFAEIGALEDLSPRITEAGLDGDLVEGLVEAGTYDGGLYGMPWYAGVRSMIYNTEIFDAAGIEEPPQSWEELVAAVEAIRSSQPDVIPFPIPGDSQYGAYPWIWGAGGEIASQEGDAWASEISAPEAVEGLDFYTGLALEHDSSTAAATTWNEAAVLEAFMQGDVGMVIAGSWTPGRIAQDAPDLVEKVAAFPIPAKDGGVAGSFLGGSHLGVFSDAENPDLAWEFVEMMGTGEFAQQWAEQSGFFPGQASLMEEIAATDDPMVAPFAQQMLEGGRAMPVTPLFGQIQGAKTVETMLQSILSGSASVQEAAETAAAQMDETFAAAE, via the coding sequence ATGAGGCGACGAGTTTCTGGTGCGGCGGCGATGGTGACGGTCGCGCTGACCCTCGCGGCGTGCGGCAGCTCCGGCGGCACCGAGACCGAGGCGGGCTCCGCCGAGAGCGGCACCGCGGAGGAGGGCCCGGCCTACGCCGGGGAGACGCTGGACGTCTGGATCATGGAGGGCACCAACCCCGACGGATCGGCCTTCTTCGAGGAGGTGGGCGCAGCCTTCGAGGAGCGCACGGGTGCCACGCTCAACGTCGAGTTCCAGCCGTGGGCGAGCGCGCACGACAAGTTCGTCACCTCCATCGCCGGCGGGACCGGACCGGACGTCGCCGAGGTGGGTACCACCTGGACCACGGAGTTCGCCGAGATCGGCGCGCTGGAGGACCTCAGCCCGCGGATCACCGAGGCGGGCCTGGACGGCGACCTGGTCGAGGGGCTCGTGGAGGCGGGCACCTACGACGGCGGCCTCTACGGGATGCCCTGGTACGCCGGGGTGCGCTCGATGATCTACAACACCGAGATCTTCGATGCCGCCGGCATCGAGGAGCCGCCCCAGTCGTGGGAGGAGCTGGTCGCCGCGGTCGAGGCGATCAGGTCGAGCCAGCCCGACGTCATCCCCTTCCCGATCCCCGGTGACAGCCAGTACGGCGCCTACCCGTGGATCTGGGGTGCCGGCGGCGAGATCGCCTCCCAGGAGGGGGACGCCTGGGCGTCCGAGATCAGCGCTCCCGAGGCAGTCGAGGGCCTGGACTTCTACACCGGCCTCGCGCTCGAGCACGACTCGTCGACGGCGGCCGCCACCACCTGGAACGAGGCCGCGGTCCTCGAGGCCTTCATGCAGGGCGACGTCGGCATGGTCATCGCGGGCAGCTGGACGCCGGGCCGCATCGCCCAGGACGCCCCGGACCTCGTCGAGAAGGTCGCCGCGTTCCCGATCCCGGCGAAGGACGGCGGCGTGGCCGGCTCCTTCCTGGGCGGGTCCCACCTCGGGGTGTTCTCCGACGCGGAGAACCCCGACCTCGCGTGGGAGTTCGTCGAGATGATGGGCACCGGCGAGTTCGCGCAGCAGTGGGCCGAGCAGTCCGGCTTCTTCCCGGGCCAGGCCAGTCTCATGGAGGAGATCGCCGCCACCGACGACCCCATGGTCGCGCCGTTCGCCCAGCAGATGCTCGAGGGCGGCCGGGCCATGCCGGTCACCCCGCTCTTCGGCCAGATCCAGGGCGCGAAGACGGTCGAGACGATGCTCCAGTCCATCCTCTCCGGCAGCGCCTCGGTGCAGGAGGCCGCCGAGACGGCCGCCGCGCAGATGGACGAGACCTTCGCCGCCGCCGAGTGA
- a CDS encoding GTPase: protein MSTDVRDHDLIERADEQGDGQAPADGTGAAPAHDVSAHDAPDHDAPDGRADAAGELTARVAAVRAALDAAEQHLDPRTVARARTDLDAAEARLAVGVDRTVVALVGGTGSGKSSLFNAISGLEFADVGALRPTTEVAAACVWGGDAEVLLDFLDVAPTRRIRRESVLDADREKALAGMVLLDLPDHDSVALGHARQVDRLLPLVDLLVWVVDPQKYADHLLHERYLRALVDRQESMLVLVNQADTIPADAVERVRADVAALLAADGLDRVPVLATSALAHTGIAEVRRALAEAVARPSAAARTAGAELDAMAARLAPALGRAPEADPEETARLAADLTRASGADAVAGAIRTAVAAPRGGALARPEPPAAATVAAVRDRWTTRVGEGLPARWRAAVDAAVPDVATLRGLAAEAAAGVPLPPGRSARGTRALVLAGILALVGIVLAVAAAGAGQVVLALGALAGLGAAAALVVRARGLREQDAAEAAQQYVAQSHRRALEVVEEHLVRPTEEALEPHRALTRALGGRS, encoded by the coding sequence ATGAGCACCGATGTGCGCGACCACGACCTGATCGAGCGGGCGGACGAGCAGGGCGACGGGCAGGCGCCGGCGGACGGGACCGGAGCCGCCCCGGCGCACGACGTGTCGGCCCACGACGCGCCCGACCACGACGCGCCCGATGGACGCGCCGACGCCGCGGGCGAGCTCACGGCACGGGTGGCCGCGGTGCGGGCGGCGCTCGACGCCGCCGAGCAGCACCTGGACCCGCGCACGGTGGCCCGGGCGCGGACGGACCTCGACGCCGCCGAGGCCCGCCTCGCCGTCGGGGTGGACCGCACGGTGGTGGCGCTCGTCGGCGGCACCGGGTCGGGCAAGTCGTCGTTGTTCAACGCGATCTCGGGGTTGGAGTTCGCGGACGTGGGGGCCCTGCGCCCCACCACCGAGGTCGCCGCCGCGTGCGTGTGGGGCGGTGACGCCGAGGTGCTGCTGGACTTCCTCGACGTCGCCCCGACGCGGCGGATCCGGCGCGAGTCGGTGCTCGACGCCGACCGTGAGAAGGCCCTGGCGGGGATGGTCCTGCTCGACCTGCCCGACCACGACTCGGTCGCGCTCGGCCACGCCCGGCAGGTGGACCGGCTCCTGCCGCTCGTCGACCTCCTCGTCTGGGTCGTCGACCCGCAGAAGTACGCCGACCACCTCTTGCACGAGCGGTACCTCCGCGCGCTGGTCGACCGCCAGGAGAGCATGCTCGTCCTGGTCAACCAGGCGGACACCATCCCGGCCGACGCCGTGGAGAGGGTCCGGGCGGACGTCGCCGCGCTGCTCGCCGCGGACGGTCTCGACCGGGTCCCCGTCCTGGCCACGTCCGCGCTGGCGCACACCGGGATCGCCGAGGTCCGCCGCGCCTTGGCCGAGGCGGTGGCACGACCCTCGGCCGCCGCGCGTACCGCCGGCGCCGAGCTCGACGCCATGGCCGCCCGGCTCGCACCGGCGCTGGGCCGCGCCCCCGAGGCCGACCCCGAGGAGACGGCGCGGCTCGCCGCCGACCTGACCCGGGCCAGCGGCGCCGACGCCGTGGCCGGCGCCATCCGCACCGCGGTCGCCGCGCCGCGCGGCGGTGCTCTCGCCCGGCCCGAGCCGCCCGCCGCCGCGACGGTGGCCGCGGTCCGCGACCGGTGGACCACGCGCGTGGGCGAGGGACTGCCCGCCCGGTGGCGCGCCGCCGTGGACGCAGCGGTGCCGGACGTGGCGACGCTGCGCGGCCTGGCCGCGGAGGCCGCGGCAGGGGTGCCGCTGCCGCCGGGCCGCAGCGCCCGCGGGACGCGCGCGCTCGTCCTCGCCGGCATCCTCGCGCTCGTCGGGATCGTGCTCGCCGTCGCCGCGGCCGGTGCGGGCCAGGTCGTCCTCGCCCTCGGGGCGCTGGCCGGTCTGGGCGCGGCGGCGGCGCTCGTCGTGCGCGCGCGCGGTCTGCGCGAGCAGGACGCCGCGGAGGCGGCCCAGCAGTACGTCGCGCAGTCACACCGCCGGGCGCTCGAGGTCGTCGAGGAACACCTCGTCCGGCCCACCGAGGAGGCGCTCGAGCCGCACCGCGCGCTCACCCGGGCGCTCGGCGGTAGGTCGTAG
- a CDS encoding acyl-CoA thioesterase, which translates to MSRLTIPVKLRWSDIDAYQHVNNARMFTILEETRIAAFWASVPGDAHRAEVDRAGTAGGADRAGTAGGADRAGTAGGADRPGDAAAAGDRPGTRVLDTGPGSGTNTYIARQEIEYLEAVPYSLEPLPVQLWISHLGGASIDICYEIAGRTGPAVRAMTTLVLVDEATGRPRRMSEAERASWLEFVDEPLVFRRRRGE; encoded by the coding sequence GTGAGCCGGCTGACCATCCCCGTGAAGCTGCGCTGGAGCGACATCGACGCCTACCAGCACGTCAACAACGCCCGGATGTTCACCATCCTCGAGGAGACGCGCATCGCCGCGTTCTGGGCGTCCGTCCCCGGTGACGCCCACCGTGCGGAGGTGGACCGGGCCGGGACGGCGGGCGGCGCGGACCGGGCCGGGACGGCGGGAGGCGCGGACCGGGCCGGGACGGCGGGAGGCGCGGACCGGCCCGGCGATGCCGCGGCGGCCGGCGACCGGCCCGGCACGCGGGTCCTCGACACCGGCCCCGGCTCGGGGACGAACACCTACATCGCCCGCCAGGAGATCGAGTACCTCGAGGCGGTGCCGTACTCGCTCGAGCCGCTGCCGGTGCAGCTGTGGATCTCCCACCTCGGCGGGGCGAGCATCGACATCTGCTACGAGATCGCCGGCCGGACCGGGCCCGCCGTGCGGGCCATGACCACCCTCGTCCTCGTCGACGAGGCGACCGGCCGGCCGCGTCGGATGAGCGAGGCCGAGCGCGCGTCCTGGCTCGAGTTCGTCGACGAGCCGTTGGTCTTCCGGCGCCGGAGGGGCGAGTAG
- a CDS encoding BadF/BadG/BcrA/BcrD ATPase family protein has protein sequence MIEGTTGMIEVVIGVDVGGTSSRVLVAGADGQPLVRRRGPGASFRSSAPGDALGTLVRGAAADLRAALDGAPWRVVGVVAGLTGAGPAGRTRARALLDDAVAAAHLPGDPVPELRSDPEIAFAAAAPSGEGSLLLAGTGAVACRMADFAPIARSDGLGWLLGDVGSGVWLGLAGLRAAAAALDGRGPVTRLVAAAAAHTSDHGADGTGDPRQDIVRLVDMSTPAELGRFAPAVTAAAAAGDEVAGRIAAEAAAALLTTFGAVDRGGTVVLAGSVLLSPGPVRDTVRTALARRDVREAAEPVVGAVALAARRAGWPPLGPGELAGRAR, from the coding sequence GTGATCGAGGGAACAACCGGCATGATCGAGGTCGTCATCGGCGTGGACGTGGGTGGCACCTCGTCGCGCGTGCTCGTCGCCGGCGCCGACGGCCAGCCGCTGGTCCGCCGCCGGGGGCCCGGCGCCAGCTTCCGCTCCTCCGCGCCCGGCGACGCGTTGGGAACACTGGTCCGGGGTGCGGCTGCCGACCTCCGCGCCGCTCTCGACGGGGCCCCGTGGCGGGTGGTCGGCGTCGTCGCCGGCCTCACCGGGGCAGGGCCGGCAGGCCGCACCCGGGCGCGCGCGCTGCTCGACGACGCGGTCGCCGCGGCGCACCTGCCCGGGGATCCCGTGCCGGAGCTGCGCAGCGACCCCGAGATCGCCTTCGCCGCCGCGGCGCCTTCCGGGGAGGGCAGCCTCCTGCTCGCCGGCACCGGCGCGGTGGCGTGCCGCATGGCGGACTTCGCCCCGATCGCCCGGAGCGACGGACTGGGCTGGCTGCTCGGGGACGTCGGGTCGGGGGTGTGGCTGGGTCTGGCCGGGCTCCGGGCCGCAGCGGCGGCCCTCGACGGTCGGGGTCCCGTCACCCGGCTCGTCGCCGCGGCCGCGGCCCACACCAGCGACCACGGCGCGGACGGAACCGGTGATCCCCGGCAGGACATCGTCCGCCTCGTCGACATGTCCACCCCTGCCGAGCTCGGCCGCTTCGCCCCGGCTGTCACCGCCGCCGCCGCCGCCGGCGACGAGGTCGCCGGGCGCATCGCGGCGGAGGCGGCCGCGGCGCTCCTCACCACGTTCGGGGCGGTGGACCGGGGCGGCACCGTGGTGCTCGCCGGATCGGTGCTCCTCTCCCCGGGCCCGGTCCGCGACACGGTGCGCACCGCGCTCGCCCGGCGGGACGTCCGCGAGGCTGCGGAGCCCGTCGTCGGTGCCGTCGCCCTCGCCGCGCGCCGGGCGGGGTGGCCGCCGCTCGGCCCCGGCGAGCTCGCGGGCCGGGCCCGCTGA
- the ssb gene encoding single-stranded DNA-binding protein — protein sequence MKDNADITVLGRLGSEPVLRTSAAGRPWVSFRVVANSRRREEDGQYRDVASYWFTVKAWDDLARNAGFSLHKGMSVVVQGKLSVETWTGEDGQKFDHVLKADAIAVELGLGMVNFVRTAPPRVTSDDAAGAGTVTGPDGSRWESVDLPEGETEVVGDRADDVPEDVADDSPEYGPEDDPDGDDDHLGLSAAVAAR from the coding sequence ATGAAGGACAACGCCGACATCACGGTCCTGGGTAGGCTGGGGAGCGAACCGGTGCTGCGGACCTCGGCCGCCGGCCGGCCCTGGGTGTCGTTCCGGGTGGTGGCCAACTCCCGCCGACGTGAGGAGGACGGCCAGTACCGGGACGTCGCGAGCTACTGGTTCACCGTTAAGGCGTGGGATGACCTGGCCCGCAACGCAGGCTTCTCGCTGCACAAGGGCATGAGCGTGGTCGTGCAGGGGAAGCTGAGCGTCGAGACCTGGACCGGGGAGGACGGACAGAAGTTCGACCACGTCCTCAAGGCCGACGCCATCGCCGTCGAGCTGGGGCTGGGCATGGTCAACTTCGTCCGGACGGCGCCGCCCCGCGTCACCTCCGACGACGCCGCCGGAGCCGGCACCGTCACCGGACCCGACGGCTCGCGGTGGGAGAGCGTGGACCTCCCCGAGGGGGAGACCGAGGTGGTCGGCGACCGTGCGGACGACGTACCGGAGGACGTGGCCGACGACTCGCCGGAGTACGGGCCCGAGGACGACCCGGACGGTGACGACGACCACCTCGGTCTGTCCGCGGCGGTCGCGGCCAGGTAG
- a CDS encoding carbohydrate ABC transporter permease yields MIEQAPSRAAVAPSGTGRAAGGGGAGSNARRRRRRATVRAWLLLSPALVLLGVLLLVPLVRVVQLSFQDYGLRELAAGTTNPVGWANYAEILSSPYLWQTVLPNTVGFALVCVTLTVTLGTLVALFLNTLSTRWRVLCSTAIMVAWAVPAVTGTYVLVWIFDPLNGLVASVLADVGLIEAGTVNWFAHRVPFYAIATLNVVHHGFPFIAITVLAGLMTVPVELYEAARIDGAGAWRRFWNITVPMLRPVFAVVTILSTIWDFKVFTQIYLMPGGNGGNPDVYNLGVWSYLQSFAQGKYGMGSAIAVLLTLILLAVTVVYTRTVFKEQDL; encoded by the coding sequence ATGATCGAGCAGGCCCCGTCCCGAGCGGCCGTCGCGCCGTCCGGGACGGGGCGCGCGGCGGGAGGCGGCGGCGCCGGGAGCAACGCGCGGCGCCGTCGCCGGCGCGCCACCGTGCGGGCGTGGCTGCTGCTCAGCCCGGCCCTGGTGCTCTTGGGCGTGCTGCTCCTCGTGCCCCTCGTCCGGGTCGTCCAGCTCTCCTTCCAGGACTACGGCCTGCGGGAGCTGGCCGCCGGCACGACCAACCCGGTCGGCTGGGCCAACTACGCCGAGATCCTCTCCTCGCCGTACCTGTGGCAGACCGTGCTCCCCAACACCGTGGGATTCGCGCTGGTGTGCGTCACCCTGACGGTGACCCTCGGCACGCTCGTCGCGCTGTTCCTCAACACCCTGAGCACGAGATGGCGGGTGCTGTGCTCGACGGCGATCATGGTCGCCTGGGCGGTCCCGGCCGTGACCGGCACCTACGTGCTGGTGTGGATCTTCGACCCGCTCAACGGGCTCGTCGCCAGCGTGCTGGCCGACGTGGGGCTCATCGAGGCGGGTACCGTCAACTGGTTCGCGCACCGGGTCCCCTTCTACGCCATCGCCACCCTCAACGTCGTCCACCACGGGTTCCCGTTCATCGCCATCACCGTCCTCGCGGGCCTCATGACGGTGCCCGTCGAGCTGTACGAGGCGGCCCGGATCGACGGAGCGGGAGCGTGGCGCCGGTTCTGGAACATCACGGTCCCGATGCTGCGGCCCGTCTTCGCCGTGGTCACCATCCTGTCGACGATCTGGGACTTCAAGGTCTTCACCCAGATCTACCTCATGCCCGGTGGCAACGGCGGCAACCCCGACGTCTACAACCTCGGGGTGTGGAGCTACCTCCAGTCCTTCGCCCAGGGCAAGTACGGCATGGGCTCGGCGATCGCGGTCCTGCTGACGCTCATCCTGCTCGCCGTCACCGTCGTGTACACCCGCACCGTCTTCAAGGAGCAGGACCTGTGA
- the ettA gene encoding energy-dependent translational throttle protein EttA, whose product MAEYIYSMVRARKAHGDKLILDDVTMAFLPGAKIGMVGPNGAGKSTILKIMAGLDTPSNGEARLTPGFSVGILQQEPPLNEEKTVLGNVQEGVAEILGKVERFNEIGNLMAEPDADFDALMEEMGHLQTEIDAANAWDLDAQLAQAMDALRCPPPDADVTLLSGGERRRVALCKLLLEAPDLLLLDEPTNHLDAESVLWLEQHLAKYAGAVIAVTHDRYFLDHVAEWIAEVDRGRLYPYEGNYSTYLEKKGERLQVQGKKDAKLAKRLKEELEWVRSNAKGRQAKSKARLARYEEMAAEAERTRKLDFEEIQIPPGPRLGSVVIEAQGLRKGFDERVLIDGLSFSLPPNGIVGVIGPNGVGKTTLFKTIVGLESLDDGRLTIGETVKLSYVDQSRAGIDPKKSLWEVVSDGLDFIQVGNVEMPSRAYVSAFGFKGPDQQKPAGVLSGGERNRLNLALTLKQGGNVLLLDEPTNDLDVETLGSLENALLEFPGCAVVVSHDRWFLDRVATHILAWEGDDENPAKWYWFEGNFESYEANKVSRLGAEAARPHAVTYRKLTRD is encoded by the coding sequence GTGGCCGAGTACATCTACTCCATGGTCCGGGCGCGCAAGGCGCACGGCGACAAGCTGATCCTCGACGACGTCACGATGGCGTTCCTGCCGGGCGCCAAGATCGGCATGGTCGGTCCGAACGGTGCCGGGAAGTCCACGATCCTCAAGATCATGGCCGGGCTCGACACGCCCTCGAACGGTGAGGCCCGCCTCACGCCCGGCTTCAGCGTCGGCATCCTCCAGCAGGAGCCGCCGCTCAACGAGGAGAAGACCGTCCTGGGCAACGTCCAGGAGGGCGTCGCGGAGATCCTCGGCAAGGTCGAGCGGTTCAACGAGATCGGCAACCTCATGGCCGAGCCCGACGCCGACTTCGACGCCCTCATGGAGGAGATGGGGCACCTTCAGACCGAGATCGACGCCGCGAACGCCTGGGACCTCGACGCCCAGCTCGCCCAGGCGATGGACGCGCTGCGCTGCCCGCCCCCCGACGCCGACGTCACCCTGCTCTCCGGCGGTGAGCGTCGCCGGGTCGCGCTGTGCAAGCTGCTGCTCGAGGCGCCGGACCTGCTCCTGCTCGACGAGCCCACCAACCACCTCGACGCGGAGTCGGTGCTGTGGCTCGAGCAGCACCTGGCGAAGTACGCCGGCGCCGTCATCGCCGTCACCCACGACCGATACTTCCTCGACCACGTCGCGGAGTGGATCGCCGAGGTGGACCGCGGGCGCCTGTACCCCTACGAGGGGAACTACTCCACCTACCTGGAGAAGAAGGGCGAGCGCCTGCAGGTGCAGGGCAAGAAGGACGCCAAGCTCGCCAAGCGCCTCAAGGAGGAGCTGGAGTGGGTGCGCTCCAACGCCAAGGGGCGCCAGGCCAAGTCCAAGGCCCGCCTGGCTCGCTACGAGGAGATGGCCGCCGAGGCCGAGCGCACCCGCAAGCTCGACTTCGAGGAGATCCAGATCCCGCCGGGCCCGCGGCTGGGCTCGGTCGTCATCGAGGCGCAGGGGCTGCGCAAGGGCTTCGACGAGCGCGTCCTCATCGACGGGCTCTCCTTCTCTCTGCCCCCGAACGGCATCGTGGGCGTCATCGGCCCGAACGGCGTCGGCAAGACCACGCTTTTCAAGACGATCGTCGGCCTGGAGTCCCTCGACGACGGCCGGCTCACCATCGGCGAGACCGTGAAGCTTTCCTACGTGGACCAGTCCCGCGCCGGCATCGACCCGAAGAAGAGCCTGTGGGAGGTCGTCTCCGACGGTCTGGACTTCATCCAGGTCGGGAACGTCGAGATGCCCTCGCGCGCCTACGTCTCGGCGTTCGGGTTCAAGGGCCCGGACCAGCAGAAGCCGGCAGGTGTCCTCTCCGGCGGGGAGCGCAACCGCCTCAACCTGGCCCTCACGCTCAAGCAGGGCGGCAACGTGCTGCTCCTCGACGAGCCCACGAACGACCTCGACGTCGAGACCCTCGGCTCGCTCGAGAACGCGCTGCTGGAGTTCCCCGGCTGCGCCGTCGTCGTCAGCCACGACCGGTGGTTCCTCGACCGCGTCGCCACCCACATCCTGGCGTGGGAGGGTGACGACGAGAACCCGGCGAAGTGGTACTGGTTCGAGGGCAACTTCGAGTCCTACGAGGCGAACAAGGTCTCCCGGCTGGGCGCGGAGGCCGCGCGGCCCCACGCCGTGACCTACCGCAAGCTCACCCGCGACTGA
- a CDS encoding DNA topoisomerase IB: MRLRKVKVGTPGLTRRRVGRGFVYLDAGGNRVTDEEVLTRCRDLLIPPAWTDVWICPVPNGHIQAVGTDAAGRRQYLYHPAWRESRDSAKHERVVTLARRLPSARRRVTMDLSGSGMPRERALAVAFRLLDLGYFRIGGEGYAEINGSFGLATLRKDHVRIGRDGTLTFDYTAKSGQHRVLRLRDEDLIRPVSMLRRRRGGGEELLAYRAGGQWHDITSTDINDYVKDLLGEDASAKDFRTWHGTALAAVELAVRVEPGASDRARSRAVREAVQVVAGYLGNTPAVCRASYVDARVVDLFERGQTIDPALARRVVGRADGDDLLPPDTRGAVEGALLELLG, encoded by the coding sequence ATGAGGCTGCGGAAGGTCAAGGTCGGCACGCCGGGGCTGACTCGCCGCCGGGTGGGCCGCGGGTTCGTCTACCTCGACGCCGGCGGCAACCGGGTCACCGACGAGGAGGTCCTCACCCGCTGCCGCGACCTCCTCATCCCGCCGGCGTGGACCGACGTGTGGATCTGCCCGGTGCCCAACGGCCACATCCAGGCCGTGGGGACCGACGCCGCCGGTCGGCGCCAGTACCTCTACCACCCGGCCTGGCGGGAGAGCCGGGACTCGGCCAAGCACGAACGGGTGGTCACCCTCGCCCGGCGGCTGCCCTCGGCGCGGCGCCGCGTGACGATGGACCTCAGCGGCAGCGGGATGCCCCGCGAGCGGGCCCTGGCGGTCGCCTTCCGCCTGCTCGACCTCGGCTACTTCCGGATCGGCGGCGAGGGGTACGCCGAGATCAACGGCAGCTTCGGCCTGGCCACCCTGCGCAAGGACCACGTACGGATCGGCCGGGACGGGACCTTGACGTTCGACTACACGGCCAAGTCGGGACAGCACCGGGTGCTGCGGCTACGGGACGAGGACCTCATCAGGCCCGTGTCGATGCTCCGGCGGCGCCGCGGGGGCGGTGAGGAGCTGCTCGCCTACCGCGCGGGCGGGCAGTGGCACGACATCACCTCGACCGACATCAACGACTACGTCAAGGACCTCCTCGGCGAGGACGCCTCCGCCAAGGACTTCCGCACCTGGCACGGCACCGCACTGGCCGCCGTCGAACTGGCCGTGCGCGTCGAGCCGGGGGCGAGCGACCGCGCGCGGAGCAGGGCGGTCCGTGAGGCCGTGCAGGTGGTGGCGGGGTACCTGGGCAACACTCCCGCGGTGTGCCGGGCGTCCTACGTCGACGCGCGCGTCGTCGACCTGTTCGAGCGGGGTCAGACCATCGACCCCGCGCTCGCCCGGCGGGTCGTGGGCCGGGCGGACGGCGACGACCTGCTCCCGCCCGACACCCGCGGCGCGGTGGAGGGCGCTCTGCTCGAGCTGCTCGGGTGA